The following are encoded together in the Terriglobales bacterium genome:
- the bfr gene encoding bacterioferritin: MKGDAKVIKLLNQVLKAELTAVNQYFLHAEMCHNWRYERLYRFIRKESIDEMKHAEILMERILYLEGTPNMTDYFKINIGQTVEQQFKNDLQVEYDAVKRLNEGIKACDAVGDGGSRELLEHILVDEEGHVDWLEAQLHAIEEMGIQNYLAQQLHGDEEEKG, encoded by the coding sequence GTGAAAGGCGATGCCAAGGTCATCAAGCTGCTGAACCAGGTGCTGAAGGCGGAGCTGACCGCCGTCAACCAGTACTTCCTGCACGCCGAGATGTGCCACAACTGGCGCTACGAGAGGCTCTACCGCTTTATCCGCAAGGAGTCGATCGACGAGATGAAGCACGCCGAGATCCTGATGGAGCGCATTCTCTACCTCGAAGGCACGCCCAACATGACCGACTACTTCAAAATCAACATCGGGCAGACGGTGGAGCAGCAGTTCAAGAACGACCTGCAGGTGGAGTACGACGCGGTGAAGCGTCTGAACGAAGGCATCAAGGCCTGCGACGCGGTGGGCGATGGCGGCTCGCGCGAGTTGCTGGAGCACATCCTGGTGGATGAAGAGGGCCACGTGGACTGGCTGGAGGCGCAACTGCACGCCATCGAGGAGATGGGCATCCAGAACTACCTCGCCCAGCAGCTGCACGGCGACGAAGAAGAGAAAGGCTAG